The following are from one region of the Halodesulfurarchaeum sp. HSR-GB genome:
- the ilvD gene encoding dihydroxy-acid dehydratase yields the protein MPNQGDSDLFQYEKDPSLPSNEVVQGAERAPHRAMFRAMDYDDEDLASPMIGIANPAADITPCNVHLDAVAESAREGIDSAGGMAIEFGTITISDAISMGTEGMKASLISRELIADSVELVAFGERMDGLVTLGGCDKNMPGMMMAAIRTDLPAVFLYGGSIMPGEHDGREITIQNMFESVGAVSSGEMEPEELDRMERVACPGPGSCGGMFTANTMASIAETLGFAPLGSASPPAEHDSRYQEADRAGRLAVEVVSERRRPSDFLTRESFENAIALQVAVGGSTNAVLHLLAMAAEAGVDLDIETFNEVSARTPKIAHLQPGGSRVMNDLHEIGGVPVVLSALHEAGLLHGDAMTVTGRSLAAELDRIDPPSIDTLDVSFLHPVENPIHERGAIRILTGNLAPDGAVIKITGKDHLAHEGPVRVFESEEPAMEYVEAGRVESGDVICIRNEGPRGGPGMREMLGVTSAVAGQGHAEDVALFTDGRFSGATRGLSIGHVAPEAFVGGPIAALEDGDQVRIDIDELELSVDLTPAEIEDRLDDHDPEPTYENGVLAKYHRDFGSAANGAVSNPGVQWE from the coding sequence ATGCCAAACCAGGGAGATTCCGACCTGTTCCAGTACGAGAAGGACCCCTCGTTGCCGAGCAACGAAGTCGTCCAGGGCGCCGAACGAGCACCGCACCGGGCGATGTTTCGGGCTATGGACTACGACGACGAGGACCTCGCGTCGCCGATGATCGGCATCGCGAATCCGGCCGCTGACATCACGCCGTGTAACGTCCACCTCGATGCCGTCGCCGAGAGCGCTCGGGAAGGCATCGATTCGGCGGGCGGAATGGCGATCGAGTTCGGGACAATCACCATCTCGGACGCCATCTCGATGGGCACAGAGGGGATGAAGGCATCGCTGATCTCCCGTGAGTTGATCGCGGATTCCGTCGAACTGGTCGCCTTCGGTGAGCGAATGGACGGCCTGGTCACGCTTGGTGGCTGTGATAAGAACATGCCGGGCATGATGATGGCCGCGATCAGAACGGATCTTCCAGCGGTCTTTCTCTATGGCGGCTCGATCATGCCGGGCGAACACGACGGTCGGGAAATCACGATCCAAAACATGTTCGAGAGCGTGGGTGCGGTCAGCTCCGGCGAGATGGAACCGGAGGAACTGGACCGAATGGAACGAGTGGCCTGTCCGGGACCGGGCTCGTGTGGCGGGATGTTCACCGCCAACACGATGGCCTCGATCGCGGAGACGCTGGGATTTGCACCGCTGGGGTCCGCCTCGCCACCAGCCGAACACGATTCCCGGTACCAGGAAGCCGACCGTGCCGGACGACTGGCCGTGGAGGTCGTCTCGGAACGCCGTCGACCCTCCGACTTTCTCACCCGGGAATCCTTCGAAAACGCCATCGCACTCCAGGTTGCGGTCGGTGGGTCGACCAACGCCGTGCTGCACTTGCTCGCGATGGCCGCCGAGGCCGGTGTGGATCTCGACATCGAGACGTTCAACGAGGTGAGCGCTCGCACACCGAAGATCGCTCACCTCCAGCCAGGTGGGAGTCGCGTCATGAACGACTTGCACGAAATCGGTGGCGTGCCAGTGGTACTATCAGCCCTTCACGAGGCCGGACTGCTCCACGGTGACGCCATGACCGTGACGGGTCGGAGCCTCGCGGCGGAACTCGATCGGATCGATCCACCGTCGATCGACACACTCGACGTTTCCTTCTTGCACCCCGTCGAGAATCCGATTCACGAGCGGGGAGCGATTCGAATTCTCACGGGCAACCTCGCGCCGGACGGTGCGGTCATCAAAATCACCGGGAAGGACCACCTCGCCCACGAGGGTCCGGTCCGGGTTTTCGAGTCGGAGGAACCGGCCATGGAGTACGTCGAGGCGGGTCGCGTCGAATCTGGGGACGTCATCTGCATCCGCAACGAGGGACCGCGAGGCGGCCCGGGAATGCGTGAAATGCTCGGGGTTACCTCGGCCGTCGCCGGCCAGGGCCACGCCGAAGACGTCGCCCTGTTTACTGACGGTCGGTTCTCCGGCGCAACCCGGGGACTCTCGATCGGGCACGTGGCACCCGAGGCGTTCGTCGGGGGCCCGATCGCCGCGCTCGAAGACGGTGATCAGGTCCGGATCGACATCGACGAACTCGAACTATCGGTGGACCTGACACCGGCGGAGATCGAGGACCGACTCGACGATCACGATCCGGAGCCGACCTACGAGAACGGCGTCCTGGCGAAGTACCATCGCGACTTCGGGTCGGCGGCCAACGGAGCCGTCTCGAATCCTGGCGTCCAGTGGGAATAG
- a CDS encoding class I SAM-dependent methyltransferase has translation MDEHILDSEKAAQLEDKTRCRIVSQEELLGAIDDGDTVVDIGSGTGFFTDDMATRARKVYAVDFQEGMHEFYREKGVPENVELVHSRASEIEIEQADVIFSILSLHEIDLEKALETFQEVLEPGGKLFVIDWSQNAATDDIPPREKLYSAESAAEVVSEFFDVLEAEERYNTFKLVAKPGPR, from the coding sequence ATGGACGAGCATATCCTCGATTCAGAAAAAGCAGCACAGTTAGAGGACAAAACCAGGTGTCGAATCGTGTCCCAGGAGGAGCTATTAGGTGCTATTGACGACGGAGACACGGTAGTCGATATCGGTTCGGGAACTGGGTTTTTCACGGACGACATGGCGACTCGTGCCCGGAAAGTCTATGCCGTGGACTTCCAGGAAGGAATGCACGAGTTCTACCGGGAGAAAGGCGTGCCGGAGAACGTCGAACTCGTCCACTCACGCGCTTCTGAGATCGAAATCGAGCAGGCCGATGTGATCTTCTCGATCCTCTCCCTTCACGAAATCGACCTCGAGAAGGCACTCGAAACCTTTCAGGAGGTACTCGAACCTGGGGGGAAACTGTTCGTCATCGACTGGAGCCAGAACGCCGCGACAGATGACATTCCGCCACGCGAGAAGCTTTACTCCGCAGAAAGTGCCGCCGAGGTCGTCTCCGAGTTCTTCGACGTCCTCGAGGCCGAAGAACGGTACAACACGTTCAAACTGGTGGCGAAACCCGGGCCACGCTAG
- a CDS encoding prenyltransferase has translation MARPYFLLGTIPLYLVGALGAARDPRALAAVPFFIGLAVVLTIQLQTHFYNEYHDRETDQTAAPSLLTGGSGALVEYDIPDEFARWLGRAAVLVALGLTCVLAMIACRPLLLGVVFLAIALGWAYSSPPARFVARGLGELTVVVLAGVLVPLFGFLLQDGAVTRNILPILGTLVPLTFGMNVATTLPDIDGDRRTGKRTLAVRLGARRVVHIGLVAFLLGGAAGVWALEQILPGAGMIGLVVAVGVCLIGWGPVTGARSGDQQAASRLAVIVTAAYGAIVSGLSLVIVAAAVGIQLPW, from the coding sequence ATGGCTCGCCCGTATTTTCTGCTCGGGACGATCCCACTCTATCTCGTCGGTGCGCTGGGGGCCGCCCGGGACCCACGGGCACTAGCCGCCGTCCCGTTTTTCATCGGGCTGGCGGTCGTCTTGACGATCCAATTGCAGACTCACTTTTACAACGAGTATCACGACCGCGAGACCGATCAGACGGCGGCCCCCTCACTGCTCACAGGCGGCAGTGGAGCGCTCGTGGAATACGATATCCCCGACGAGTTCGCGAGGTGGCTGGGCCGTGCCGCCGTGTTGGTAGCCCTTGGGTTGACTTGCGTGCTTGCCATGATTGCGTGCAGGCCCCTGCTACTCGGCGTCGTCTTTCTCGCCATCGCTTTGGGGTGGGCCTACTCCTCGCCACCAGCCAGATTCGTCGCCAGGGGGCTCGGAGAACTGACAGTCGTCGTCTTGGCCGGAGTTCTGGTCCCCCTGTTCGGATTCCTCCTTCAAGACGGGGCTGTCACGCGGAACATCCTGCCCATTCTCGGGACCCTCGTCCCACTTACCTTCGGGATGAATGTCGCGACGACGCTTCCGGATATCGACGGTGATCGCCGAACCGGCAAACGAACCCTGGCGGTTCGACTGGGTGCCCGGCGCGTCGTCCACATCGGGCTCGTGGCGTTTCTCCTGGGGGGTGCCGCTGGAGTGTGGGCACTAGAGCAAATCCTCCCTGGTGCCGGGATGATCGGGCTCGTCGTTGCGGTTGGCGTCTGTCTCATCGGCTGGGGCCCTGTTACTGGGGCCCGATCCGGAGACCAACAGGCAGCATCGCGATTGGCCGTGATCGTCACCGCCGCGTACGGAGCGATAGTCAGCGGGCTCAGTCTCGTCATCGTGGCGGCGGCAGTGGGAATTCAACTACCCTGGTGA
- a CDS encoding NADP-dependent oxidoreductase, with translation MPDSNREWVFVQRPSGEPGMNSFELREGEVPETQPGELLVHVHYLSVDPYMRGRMRDTESYAEPWNIGEPMEGAVVGEVIESNSDAYDVGDLVTGMGTWADYSVLDAQSVTSVDSSVADLPAYLGVLGMPGRTAYFGLLEVGDPKPGDTVVVSGAAGAVGSVVGQIANLNGCHTVGFAGSDEKVKWLTEALGFDAAINYKAVDDYRAALDEAAPDGVDVYFDNVGGPITDAVFTKLNLDARVAVCGQIAHYNDEGVPTGPRKLPQLIPVRAKVQGLLVHDYLNRFETADEQLLEWVAAGEIDHRESIVDGLENAPNAFLGLFSGENIGKQVVAVSEPASR, from the coding sequence ATGCCTGACTCGAACCGCGAATGGGTGTTTGTCCAGCGGCCGTCTGGTGAACCTGGCATGAACAGCTTCGAACTCCGAGAGGGTGAGGTACCGGAAACTCAACCCGGCGAACTCCTCGTCCACGTTCACTATCTCTCCGTCGATCCCTACATGCGGGGGCGAATGCGAGACACCGAGTCGTACGCTGAACCCTGGAACATTGGCGAGCCGATGGAAGGCGCCGTCGTGGGCGAAGTCATCGAGAGTAACAGCGACGCATACGACGTCGGTGACCTCGTGACTGGCATGGGAACCTGGGCGGACTACAGCGTTCTCGACGCCCAGAGTGTCACTTCTGTCGATTCTTCGGTCGCGGACTTGCCGGCGTACCTCGGGGTACTCGGAATGCCCGGTCGGACCGCGTACTTCGGGCTACTTGAGGTCGGTGACCCCAAACCCGGAGATACCGTCGTCGTCTCCGGTGCCGCTGGCGCAGTCGGGTCCGTCGTCGGCCAAATCGCGAACTTAAACGGGTGTCACACCGTCGGCTTTGCGGGTTCCGACGAGAAAGTAAAGTGGCTCACCGAGGCCCTCGGTTTCGACGCTGCAATCAATTACAAGGCGGTCGATGATTACCGTGCAGCACTCGATGAAGCAGCCCCTGACGGGGTCGACGTCTACTTCGACAACGTCGGCGGGCCGATTACGGACGCAGTATTCACGAAACTGAATCTCGATGCCCGTGTCGCGGTCTGCGGACAGATCGCTCACTACAACGACGAGGGCGTGCCGACTGGCCCGCGAAAACTTCCGCAGCTCATCCCCGTGCGTGCGAAAGTCCAAGGTTTGCTCGTCCACGACTATCTGAATCGGTTCGAAACGGCCGACGAGCAACTCCTCGAGTGGGTAGCCGCCGGCGAAATCGACCACCGGGAAAGTATCGTTGATGGGCTCGAAAACGCACCGAACGCCTTCCTCGGGCTTTTCTCCGGGGAAAACATCGGCAAACAGGTCGTCGCGGTTTCCGAACCCGCGAGCCGGTAA
- a CDS encoding NAD(P)-dependent alcohol dehydrogenase, with protein sequence MKAFVMTEIGETDIIEKERPEPGPMDAILKPTKGLICTSDTHTVHGAIGEREDLTLGHEIVGVVDEVGEEVTDFEPGDRVAVGAITPDWNSEAAQAGHPSQSNQALGGWKFANVKDGTFAEYVHVNDADGNLAHIPDGVTDHEAVYTTDMMSTGFRGAENADIPIGGTVAVFAQGPVGLMATKGAVLQGAGEIIAVETVPERQELAREYGADHVVDFAEEDAVEAIMELTDGKGVDSAIEALGADQTFQDAIKVTKPGGTVSNIGYHGDGEFRHVPREEWGVGMAEISIVTDLCPGGRLRLKRLLRLLDQGVVDPTKMTTHEFDFDDIEEAFWIMDGKEDNVIKPLVNFE encoded by the coding sequence ATGAAAGCATTTGTCATGACGGAGATCGGGGAGACAGACATCATCGAAAAAGAGCGGCCGGAACCGGGGCCGATGGACGCGATTTTGAAGCCGACCAAGGGGCTCATCTGCACGTCGGACACCCACACCGTTCACGGTGCGATCGGCGAGCGCGAAGATCTCACACTCGGCCACGAGATCGTCGGCGTCGTCGACGAAGTCGGGGAGGAGGTCACGGACTTCGAACCGGGGGACCGGGTCGCCGTGGGTGCGATCACACCCGACTGGAACTCGGAGGCCGCCCAGGCCGGGCATCCATCCCAGTCGAACCAGGCACTCGGCGGGTGGAAGTTTGCTAACGTCAAGGACGGCACGTTCGCGGAGTACGTCCACGTCAACGACGCCGATGGCAATCTTGCGCACATTCCCGACGGCGTCACGGATCACGAGGCGGTATACACCACGGACATGATGTCCACCGGGTTCAGGGGCGCCGAAAACGCCGATATCCCGATTGGCGGTACCGTTGCTGTCTTCGCGCAGGGCCCTGTTGGTCTCATGGCCACCAAAGGGGCCGTGCTCCAGGGCGCAGGCGAGATTATTGCCGTGGAAACCGTTCCGGAGCGACAAGAACTGGCCCGTGAATACGGTGCCGACCATGTCGTCGACTTCGCAGAAGAGGATGCGGTCGAGGCCATCATGGAATTGACTGATGGCAAAGGCGTCGACTCGGCCATCGAGGCTCTTGGGGCTGACCAGACCTTCCAGGACGCCATCAAGGTCACGAAGCCTGGAGGCACCGTCTCGAACATTGGATACCACGGCGATGGGGAGTTCCGCCACGTCCCGCGTGAGGAGTGGGGCGTCGGCATGGCCGAGATATCGATCGTCACCGACCTCTGTCCCGGGGGCCGCCTCCGCCTCAAGCGCCTTCTCCGACTTCTCGATCAGGGCGTTGTCGATCCCACGAAGATGACGACCCACGAGTTCGACTTCGACGACATCGAGGAGGCATTTTGGATCATGGACGGGAAAGAGGACAACGTCATCAAGCCCCTCGTCAACTTCGAGTGA
- a CDS encoding DUF5827 family protein: MPVPKTDFETIHPATFYEPADLLAADQMYTVYEIARLLQELDPDAEIDQETEAILLDWAIPWIMVHADDLVVAEPRADDEPGYYGLATE, encoded by the coding sequence ATGCCGGTGCCAAAAACCGACTTCGAGACTATTCACCCCGCGACTTTCTACGAACCTGCTGATCTGCTGGCGGCAGATCAGATGTACACGGTCTACGAGATCGCCCGACTCCTCCAAGAACTCGATCCGGACGCGGAGATCGACCAGGAGACCGAGGCGATTCTCCTCGACTGGGCGATCCCGTGGATCATGGTGCACGCGGACGATCTGGTCGTCGCGGAACCGCGTGCGGACGACGAGCCGGGTTACTATGGGCTCGCTACGGAGTGA
- the sod gene encoding superoxide dismutase, which produces MSERSHPELPELPYDYDALEPHISEQVLEWHHDTHHQGYVNGLDSAEEALAEARETGETHGTQAALRSVSHNGSGHYLHTMFWDNMSPNGGGEPEGALRERIEEDFGSYEAWRQEFEEAAGYSAGGWALLVYDPVAKQLRNLAVQKHNDGALWGAHPILALDVWEHSYYFDYGPARGDFVDAFFEVIDWDDVAENFEKVSSRVE; this is translated from the coding sequence ATGAGCGAGCGTTCGCACCCCGAACTGCCGGAGTTGCCTTACGACTACGACGCCCTCGAACCACATATCTCCGAACAGGTACTCGAGTGGCACCACGATACCCACCATCAGGGCTATGTCAACGGCCTGGACAGTGCCGAGGAGGCCCTCGCCGAGGCCCGCGAAACCGGAGAGACCCACGGCACGCAGGCAGCCCTCAGATCGGTGAGCCACAACGGCTCGGGCCACTATCTCCACACCATGTTCTGGGACAACATGTCCCCGAACGGTGGCGGCGAACCCGAAGGCGCACTGCGAGAGCGAATCGAGGAGGACTTCGGCTCGTATGAGGCCTGGCGGCAGGAATTCGAAGAGGCAGCCGGGTATTCAGCCGGTGGCTGGGCGCTGCTGGTCTATGACCCAGTCGCAAAACAGCTTCGCAACCTGGCCGTCCAGAAGCACAACGACGGCGCGCTGTGGGGTGCTCACCCCATCCTGGCCCTCGACGTGTGGGAGCACTCCTACTACTTCGACTACGGGCCCGCCCGCGGCGACTTCGTCGATGCCTTCTTCGAGGTAATCGACTGGGACGACGTCGCCGAGAACTTCGAGAAGGTCAGCTCTCGGGTCGAGTAA
- a CDS encoding deoxyribodipyrimidine photo-lyase → MTDSGPTLFWHRRDLRTVDNRGLEAASEYGQVIPVVVVDPAVQTYAGPARRGFYHASLASLQQTYRTLGTDLEIRQGDPRTALPELAAETEADRVVWNTDYSKLATKRDGTVRDRLPEEVSTLEISDMTLYEPGSILTSAGDHYSVFSYYYKKWIDRDVPAPAPQPSPEVFSDRQARDIDEIQASPVDSLPLPAGRQAAEDRMERFLDGPIYEYAETRDLPAADGTSRLSQDLAFGLLGIRELRNAVDEADATAPTETAIDSVEEYRRQLAWRDFYIQVLDAHPETVTENFKDFEHPIEWRADPAAFRAWTQGETGYPIVDAGMRQLQAESFMHNRLRMIVASFLTKDLQIDWREGYAWFRKQLLDHETANDVGGWQWAASTGTDAQPYFRIFNPMTQGERHDPDAEYIKTYVPELQNVDPETIHSWPDVDTDRRDELAPDYPDPIVDHAERREQTIEMFERARGG, encoded by the coding sequence ATGACCGACTCGGGACCCACGCTGTTCTGGCATCGTCGCGATCTCCGCACCGTCGACAATCGTGGCCTGGAGGCGGCGAGTGAGTACGGCCAGGTCATTCCTGTCGTTGTCGTCGATCCAGCAGTCCAGACGTATGCCGGCCCCGCTCGACGTGGGTTCTATCATGCATCACTGGCGTCGTTACAGCAAACCTATCGCACGCTCGGGACTGATCTGGAAATCCGCCAGGGCGATCCTCGGACTGCGCTCCCCGAATTGGCCGCGGAGACGGAGGCCGACCGAGTCGTCTGGAACACGGATTACTCCAAATTGGCGACAAAGCGAGACGGGACCGTTCGAGACCGTCTTCCCGAGGAGGTGTCGACACTCGAAATTTCGGACATGACCCTCTACGAACCCGGTTCGATCCTGACTTCGGCTGGGGATCACTACTCGGTGTTTTCGTATTACTACAAGAAGTGGATCGATCGGGACGTTCCCGCACCCGCTCCCCAGCCGTCGCCGGAGGTATTTTCCGACCGGCAGGCGCGTGATATTGACGAGATACAGGCCTCGCCAGTCGACAGCCTCCCACTCCCCGCTGGTCGGCAGGCTGCAGAAGATCGAATGGAGCGATTTCTGGACGGTCCGATTTACGAGTATGCCGAAACCCGCGATCTCCCGGCCGCAGACGGCACCTCGCGACTCTCCCAGGACCTCGCCTTTGGTCTGCTCGGGATTCGGGAACTCCGGAACGCCGTCGACGAGGCAGATGCGACGGCGCCCACAGAGACAGCCATCGATTCTGTCGAGGAGTATCGCCGTCAGCTTGCATGGCGGGATTTCTACATACAGGTACTCGACGCCCATCCCGAGACGGTCACGGAGAACTTCAAGGACTTCGAGCACCCGATCGAGTGGCGGGCGGACCCGGCGGCGTTTCGGGCCTGGACCCAGGGCGAAACGGGCTATCCGATCGTCGACGCCGGCATGCGTCAGTTACAGGCAGAATCGTTCATGCATAACCGGTTACGGATGATCGTCGCCTCGTTTCTGACGAAAGACCTTCAGATCGATTGGCGAGAAGGGTATGCCTGGTTCCGCAAACAACTCCTGGATCACGAGACCGCAAACGACGTCGGGGGGTGGCAGTGGGCTGCCTCGACCGGAACCGACGCCCAGCCGTACTTCCGGATCTTCAACCCGATGACCCAGGGCGAGCGTCACGACCCCGATGCCGAGTACATCAAAACCTACGTACCGGAGCTTCAGAACGTTGATCCCGAAACCATTCATTCCTGGCCGGACGTCGACACGGACCGTCGGGACGAGTTGGCCCCCGACTATCCGGATCCGATCGTAGACCACGCCGAGCGCCGCGAACAGACGATCGAGATGTTCGAACGGGCCCGCGGCGGGTGA
- a CDS encoding peroxiredoxin, translating into MAEDTESDTPRLSLIGDRFPDLTVETTHGAKRLPDDYEDEWFVLFSHPGDFTPVCTTEFAAFEQRREEFEELNANLIGLSVDRIHSHIKWTDWIEEELDIDIGFPIIADETGTVGTELGMIHPGDGTSTVRAVFLVDPEGVIRQILYYPKEIGRNIDEIIRSLEALQFSDAEGVATPADWPENDLFGDKVLLPPPGTDEDAAARLEEAAEKGYDAKDWWFTLRDR; encoded by the coding sequence ATGGCAGAAGACACCGAATCCGACACCCCACGGCTTTCCCTGATCGGGGACCGATTCCCCGACCTGACGGTCGAAACGACCCACGGGGCCAAGCGACTCCCTGACGACTACGAGGACGAGTGGTTCGTCCTGTTCAGCCACCCGGGAGACTTCACCCCGGTCTGTACGACCGAGTTCGCCGCATTCGAACAGCGCCGCGAGGAGTTCGAGGAGCTCAACGCGAACCTCATCGGCCTCTCGGTCGATCGCATCCACTCACACATCAAGTGGACCGACTGGATCGAGGAGGAACTCGACATCGACATCGGCTTCCCGATCATCGCGGACGAGACCGGGACGGTCGGCACCGAACTGGGCATGATTCACCCCGGCGACGGGACCAGCACGGTTCGGGCCGTGTTCCTCGTCGACCCTGAGGGCGTCATCCGTCAGATCCTCTACTACCCCAAGGAGATCGGCCGCAACATCGACGAGATCATCCGCTCGCTCGAAGCGCTGCAGTTCAGCGACGCCGAAGGCGTCGCGACCCCGGCCGACTGGCCCGAGAACGACCTCTTCGGTGACAAGGTCCTTCTGCCGCCGCCCGGAACTGACGAGGACGCCGCGGCCCGCCTGGAGGAAGCAGCGGAGAAGGGCTACGACGCGAAAGATTGGTGGTTCACCCTTCGCGACCGCTAG
- a CDS encoding SAM-dependent methyltransferase: protein MFDIEPIGTVHTPIETSQEAPSQGLKDDIEGTIEIDPAYERALQGIEVGDEIVVVWFADEADRSLLELDKVPGRGVFNSRSPARPNPIVITPCTVTEVSGTEIGVRGVDMIDGSPVLDLKSTLHRDLNQP, encoded by the coding sequence ATGTTCGATATCGAGCCGATCGGCACCGTTCACACGCCGATCGAGACCTCACAGGAGGCGCCGAGCCAGGGATTGAAAGACGACATCGAGGGGACCATCGAGATCGACCCGGCGTACGAACGGGCGCTGCAGGGAATCGAGGTCGGAGACGAAATCGTCGTCGTCTGGTTCGCCGACGAGGCGGACCGATCGTTGCTCGAACTCGACAAGGTTCCGGGTCGAGGGGTGTTCAACTCCCGATCTCCCGCACGCCCCAACCCCATCGTCATTACGCCCTGTACGGTGACCGAGGTGTCAGGAACCGAAATCGGGGTTCGTGGGGTCGACATGATCGACGGGTCTCCCGTGCTGGATCTCAAATCGACGCTCCATCGGGACCTCAACCAGCCCTGA
- a CDS encoding class I SAM-dependent methyltransferase yields the protein MRTAPFREHTEQYEAWFETFEAAYQSEVAALEALWEPGTRSLEVGVGTGQFAGPLDVTYGVEPAPEMLEHAVARGIKCLRGVGEQLPIASNSIQSVLMVTTVCFFEDLPAALAEANRVLTDGGQLLLGFIDRESKVGKQYQAIKDESPFYRDATFYTTEEIESALQTAGFDHFETRQTIFDLPDQLDEPDPVREGTGEGSFVALSARA from the coding sequence ATGAGGACGGCCCCGTTTCGCGAACACACTGAGCAGTACGAGGCCTGGTTCGAGACCTTCGAAGCGGCCTATCAATCAGAGGTGGCTGCCCTCGAGGCGCTCTGGGAGCCGGGCACCCGGTCCCTAGAGGTGGGGGTTGGGACTGGTCAATTTGCTGGGCCCCTGGACGTAACGTACGGCGTCGAGCCGGCGCCCGAGATGCTCGAACACGCCGTCGCTCGGGGGATCAAGTGTCTGCGTGGCGTTGGCGAACAGCTCCCGATTGCCAGTAATAGCATCCAGTCCGTGCTCATGGTTACGACCGTGTGTTTCTTCGAGGACCTTCCGGCCGCACTGGCTGAGGCGAACCGGGTCCTCACCGACGGTGGACAGTTGCTCCTCGGGTTCATCGACCGGGAAAGCAAGGTCGGCAAGCAATACCAGGCGATCAAAGACGAGAGTCCGTTCTACCGCGACGCGACCTTTTATACCACCGAAGAGATCGAATCGGCGCTCCAGACGGCCGGCTTCGATCACTTCGAGACCCGACAGACGATCTTCGACCTGCCGGACCAATTGGACGAGCCTGATCCCGTTCGAGAGGGAACGGGCGAGGGCTCGTTCGTCGCACTCAGCGCACGGGCCTGA
- a CDS encoding FAD-dependent oxidoreductase yields the protein MTDPFVVIGGDAAGMSAASKARREAPDRDIVVFERDEWVSYGACGLPYYVKGEIDSLDELVSVTPTEFREERNIDLRTNHEATAIDPENQVVIVDGPDGVIEQPYGELLIATGASAIVPPIDGIELAGVYTLHDMAHGKAIKDRLESDDSVDRVGIVGGGYVGIEMAEAFHAHGLDVHLFEMLEHVLAPFGETVGTRVEEHLREQTVSLYLDTTVEGFEGAESVTAVETPDGSVPVDMVLVGAGVTPNTALADSAGIEIGESGAIATDEHGRTSVPNVYAAGDCAEMTHTVTGEPTHVPLALTANRAGRAVGQTVADDPAPVGEIAGTASVKAFDLQAARTGLLDETRAAEAGFDLVSRTITTRSRAGYYPGGFPIDVTLTADRLTGRVLGASMVGEEGVPKRIDTVATALHAGMTVEELESLDLSYAPPFGPTWDPVLTAAKVLSGSIEN from the coding sequence ATGACTGATCCATTCGTCGTCATTGGTGGGGACGCTGCCGGAATGAGTGCGGCCAGCAAGGCGAGACGGGAGGCTCCGGACCGGGATATCGTCGTCTTCGAACGCGACGAGTGGGTCTCGTATGGGGCCTGTGGGCTGCCCTACTATGTCAAGGGCGAAATCGACTCGCTCGACGAACTGGTCTCCGTGACGCCAACGGAATTCCGGGAGGAACGGAACATCGATCTTCGGACCAATCACGAGGCGACGGCGATCGATCCCGAGAACCAGGTCGTAATCGTCGATGGGCCGGACGGAGTCATCGAGCAGCCCTATGGCGAGTTACTGATTGCGACCGGGGCCAGTGCGATCGTCCCCCCGATCGACGGGATCGAACTGGCTGGGGTCTATACGCTTCACGACATGGCGCACGGGAAAGCGATCAAAGACCGCCTCGAATCCGACGACAGCGTCGACCGAGTCGGAATCGTTGGTGGTGGGTACGTCGGCATCGAGATGGCAGAAGCCTTCCACGCCCACGGGCTCGATGTCCACCTCTTCGAGATGCTGGAACACGTGCTGGCCCCGTTTGGTGAAACGGTGGGGACGCGTGTCGAAGAACACCTTCGGGAGCAAACCGTCTCGCTTTACCTCGATACGACCGTCGAGGGATTCGAAGGGGCGGAATCTGTCACGGCGGTCGAGACACCGGATGGTTCGGTCCCGGTAGACATGGTACTGGTTGGCGCTGGCGTGACTCCCAATACCGCGCTGGCCGACTCGGCCGGGATCGAAATCGGCGAGAGCGGGGCAATTGCAACCGACGAGCACGGGCGCACCTCGGTGCCGAACGTCTACGCAGCCGGTGATTGTGCGGAGATGACCCATACGGTGACGGGCGAACCGACACACGTTCCACTCGCCCTGACGGCAAATCGGGCTGGCCGAGCCGTGGGCCAGACGGTAGCAGACGATCCGGCTCCGGTCGGAGAGATCGCCGGAACGGCGTCGGTCAAAGCCTTCGACCTGCAGGCAGCCCGGACCGGGCTGTTGGACGAGACGCGAGCGGCGGAGGCCGGGTTCGATTTGGTCTCCCGGACGATCACCACACGGTCCAGGGCGGGGTACTACCCCGGCGGGTTTCCGATCGACGTGACGCTTACAGCGGATCGCTTGACGGGGCGTGTTCTCGGCGCGAGTATGGTGGGGGAGGAAGGAGTTCCAAAGCGTATCGACACCGTCGCGACTGCCCTGCATGCGGGCATGACCGTCGAGGAACTGGAATCTCTCGATCTCTCCTATGCGCCGCCGTTCGGACCGACCTGGGATCCCGTCCTCACGGCTGCGAAGGTCCTCTCGGGATCGATCGAAAACTGA